The Cardiocondyla obscurior isolate alpha-2009 linkage group LG25, Cobs3.1, whole genome shotgun sequence genome has a segment encoding these proteins:
- the LOC139111715 gene encoding uncharacterized protein: protein MYVQSAPSKGSKRVFRKHFCLFCKTWQSKIARHLERKHKDEKRVQIFRDLPKKCNKRKNVINMLRREGDFYYNINTDVNTGELLVCRRPAEKCQNTAQDYTACPKCKGFFNKANLRQHTAHCIHTKRKGTRVCNVLSRQIMGRYASVANNVLRQIVMPRCRDDRITRLISYDELIMEHGNKLCLKYPSLHHHDMIRQRLRQLDRFLLEIKQHSRDIDELSSVYHPKYYGICIDVINILAGFDNSTKTYRVPSLATSLGTLLKSTGKTLISITIFKDNVKQKQVKNFLTLLNNEYGLAINKVALETQSQLKRKKKVIHPSINDIKKLENFLKMRRLTALNNLKTKFSYNDWLQLAESTLISIQLFNRRRAGKMERTLIEDYKNYQKIDPETNVDGFNALSPECQKIAMEYVRFTIRGKLNRTVAVLLDSELQKCVELILKYRKKAGVMSKNPYVFGIPNMDKNKDAFLKACDLMRKFSFKCGADQPETLRGTTLRKHVATLGINLNLSETEITDLANFMGHEEKIHRNNYRMPVVHREILRMSKLLQSASGQDKNENNSNDEEECDDNGKNDFENGIIPSILNYSDNSSLTDNDTDTKKYVPQKKKRSNLFAASPYGKCKRVPWNETEKKLVLDAFGSYITTKKLPTLHQIQELIKTNPTDLKRRTAVMIKA, encoded by the exons ATGTATGTTCAGTCAGCTCCATCAAAGGGATCTAAACGAGTTTTTAGAAAACATTTctgtttattttgtaaaacgtGGCAATCAAAAATTGCTCGACACTTAGAGAGGAAACATAAAGATGAGAAACGAGTACAAATATTTAGAGATTTACCAAAGaaatgcaataaaagaaaaaatgtcaTCAACATGTTGCGAAGAGAAggagatttttattacaatattaatactgACGTGAATACTGGCGAATTATTAGTTTGCAGAAGACCTGctgaaaaatgtcaaaatacTGCTCAAGATTATACTGCTTGTCCAAAATGTAAAGGATTCTTTAATAAAGCAAATTTAAGGCAGCATACAGCACATTGCATTCACACGAAACGTAAAGGTACTAGAGTCTGTAATGTTCTTAGTCGGCAAATCATGGGTAGATATGCGAGCGTAGCCAACAATGTTTTACGTCAAATAGTAATGCCACGATGTCGTGACGATAGAATAACTCGTCTTATAAGTTacgatgaattaattatggAACATGGAAATAAACTTTGTCTAAAATATCCATCTCTACATCATCATGATATGATACGACAGCGATTGAGGCAACTTGACCGTTTCCTTCTAGAAATCAAACAACACTCTCGAGATATAGATGAGTTATCATCAGTTTATCATCCAAAATATTATGGAATATGTATCGATGTTATAAACATTCTTGCTGGTTTTGATAATTCAACAAAGACCTATAGAGTTCCGTCATTAGCAACATCATTAGGcacgttattaaaatctaCAGGAAAAACGCTAATTTCTATAACTATATTCAAAGataatgtaaaacaaaaacaagtaaaaaactttttaacgttattaaataatgaatatggCCTAGCAATCAATAAAGTGGCCTTAGAAACGCAATCTCaactaaaaagaaagaaaaaagttattcaTCCTTCCATTaacgacattaaaaaattagagaactttttaaaaatgcgTCGCCTTAcggctttaaataatttaaagacaAAGTTTTCGTACAACGATTGGCTACAGCTTGCTGAAAGTACGTTAATATCAATACAACTATTTAACAGACGAAGAGCAGGAAAGATGGAAAGAACTTTAAttgaagattataaaaattatcaaaaaattgaTCCAGAGACAAATGTAGATGGATTTAATGCACTTTCGCCTGAATGCCAAAAAATAGCCATGGAATATGTGCGATTTACCATACGTGGAAAACTAAATCGTACCGTAGCTGTATTATTAGATTCTGAACTACAAAAATGTGTggaattaattcttaaatatagaaaaaaagcTGGGGTTATGTCAAAAAATCCTTATGTTTTTGGTATTCCTAAtatggataaaaataaagatgcaTTCTTAAAAGCATGCGATCTTATGCgcaaattttcatttaaatgtgGAGCTGATCAACCTGAAACTTTACGAGGTACTACTCTACGTAAACATGTAGCAACATTGGGAATCAATCTAAACTTGTCGGAGACAGAAATTACGGACCTTGCTAATTTCATGGGACATGAAGAAAAAATTCATCGTAACAATTACAGAATGCCAGTAGTTCATCGAGAAATTTTACGAATGTCGAAATTATTACAGTCTGCCAGTGGTCAAGATAAgaacgaaaataattctaacgaTGAAGAAGAATGTGATGATAATGgaaaaaatgattttgaaaacgGTATAATTCCAagcattttaaatt attCTGATAATTCTTCTTTAACCGACAATGATACTGacacaaaaaaatatgttccacaaaaaaagaaacgctcTA atttatttgcagcaTCACCATATGGAAAGTGTAAAAGAGTACCATGGAATGAAActgaaaaaaaacttgtattgGATGCCTTTGGAAGTTATATTACAACAAAGAAGTTACCAACGTTACATCAAattcaagaattaattaaaacaaatccAACAGATTTAAAACGTAGGACTGCTGTTATGATAAAAGCATAG
- the LOC139111716 gene encoding uncharacterized protein — MYTKEKFAIILLKNGEYDICKLSDIKKIKNDKRFIKKSDKKTVELVAVHCNHQILNEIIQNLRGNLPKVEIKSFEVRQKEVIEKFDLSTQTSTDKSEMFDSSACITSSTSVSITSESKDFNDLELNKENISLESNSTDKNIDMTNVFDTVSNNKPTIISNEPFSQSVLVLSSDSKPETSLSETLTYKWVENELLVTQCENLADGQLEISTSEINWNNNAVFDNALLNFNKNFDLYNSEQVYEKDLMVHSPLKCGSQNDNDSSDSDREYIPPELSKEEKNVSNNTSASRTLKSSSFNDSTSLGLNVSLRTNICGTSSRNDEEMYVQSAPSKGSKRVFRKHFCLFCKTWQSKIARHLERKHKDEKRVQIFRDLPKKCNKRKNVINMLRREGDFYYNINTDVNTGELLVCRRPAEKCQNTAQDYTACPKCKGFFNKANLRQHTAHCIHTKRKGTRVCNVLSRQIMGRYASVANNVLRQIVMPRCRDDRITRLISYDELIMEHGNKLCLKYPSLHHHDMIRQRLRQLDRFLLEIKQHSRDIDELSSVYHPKYYGICIDVINILAGFDNSTKTYRVPSLATSLGTLLKSTGKTLISITIFKDNVKQKQVKNFLTLLNNEYGLAINKVALETQSQLKRKKKVIHPSINDIKKLENFLKMRRLTALNNLKTKFSYNDWLQLAESTLISIQLFNRRRAGKMERTLIEDYKNYQKIDPETNVDGFNALSPECQKIAMEYVRFTIRGKLNRTVAVLLDSELQKCVELILKYRKKAGVMSKNPYVFGIPNMDKNKDAFLKACDLMRKFSFKCGADQPETLRGTTLRKHVATLGINLNLSETEITDLANFMGHEEKIHRNNYRMPVVHREILRMSKLLQSASGQDKNENNSNDEEECDDNGKNDFENDSDNSSLTDNDTDTKKYVPQKKKRSTSPYGKCKRVPWNETEKKLVLDAFGSYITTKKLPTLHQIQELIKTNPTDLKRRTAVMIKA; from the exons atgtataCTAAAGAAAagtttgcaattattttattaaaaaatggtgAATATGATATATGTAAACTTAGcgatattaagaaaattaaaaacgacaAACGGTTTATCAAAAAAAGCGATAAGAAAACTGTGGAACTTGTTGCTGTTCATT GTAAtcatcaaatattaaatgaaataattcaaAACCTGAGAGGTAATCTTCcaaaagtagaaataaaaagttttgaaGTAAGACAGAAGGAAGTAATTGAGAAATTTGATCTTAGTACACAAACATCAACTGATAAATCAGAAATGTTTGATTCATCAGCTTGTATTACAAGTTCTACTAGTGTATCAATTACATCTGAAAGTAAAG attttaatgatttggaattaaataaagaaaatatttctttagaaAGTAATAGCACAGATAAGAATATTGATATGACAAACGTATTTGATACAGTATCAAATAATAAGCCAACAATTATTAGCAACGAACCATTTTCTCAATCTGTCCTGGTATTATCATCTGATAGTAAACCAGAAACATCAT TGAGTGAAACATTGACTTATAAATGGGTTGAAAATGAATTATTGGTAACTCAATGTGAAAATCTTGCAGATGGCCAATTAGAAATTTCAACTTCTGAAATAAATTG GAACAATAATGCAGTTTTCGACAACGCACTgctcaattttaataaaaattttgatttatataattctgaACAAGTATacgaaaaagatttaatgGTTCATTCTCCATTAAAATGTG gttCTCAAAATGATAATGATAGTTCTGATTCAGACAGAGAGTATATTCCACCTGAGTTAtctaaagaagaaaaaaatgtatcaaataATACGTCTGCAAGTAGAACTTTAAAAAGTAGTTCCTTTAATGATTCTACCAGTTTAGGATTAAATGTTTCATTAAGAACTAATATTTGTGGTACATCGTCACGCAATGACGAAGAAATGTATGTTCAGTCAGCTCCATCAAAGGGATCTAAACGAGTTTTTAGAAAACATTTctgtttattttgtaaaacgtGGCAATCAAAAATTGCTCGACACTTAGAGAGGAAACATAAAGATGAGAAACGAGTACAAATATTTAGAGATTTACCAAAGaaatgcaataaaagaaaaaatgtcaTCAACATGTTGCGAAGAGAAggagatttttattacaatattaatactgACGTGAATACTGGCGAATTATTAGTTTGCAGAAGACCTGctgaaaaatgtcaaaatacTGCTCAAGATTATACTGCTTGTCCAAAATGTAAAGGATTCTTTAATAAAGCAAATTTAAGGCAGCATACAGCACATTGCATTCACACGAAACGTAAAGGTACTAGAGTCTGTAATGTTCTTAGTCGGCAAATCATGGGTAGATATGCGAGCGTAGCCAACAATGTTTTACGTCAAATAGTAATGCCACGATGTCGTGACGATAGAATAACTCGTCTTATAAGTTacgatgaattaattatggAACATGGAAATAAACTTTGTCTAAAATATCCATCTCTACATCATCATGATATGATACGACAGCGATTGAGGCAACTTGACCGTTTCCTTCTAGAAATCAAACAACACTCTCGAGATATAGATGAGTTATCATCAGTTTATCATCCAAAATATTATGGAATATGTATCGATGTTATAAACATTCTTGCTGGTTTTGATAATTCAACAAAGACCTATAGAGTTCCGTCATTAGCAACATCATTAGGcacgttattaaaatctaCAGGAAAAACGCTAATTTCTATAACTATATTCAAAGataatgtaaaacaaaaacaagtaaaaaactttttaacgttattaaataatgaatatggCCTAGCAATCAATAAAGTGGCCTTAGAAACGCAATCTCaactaaaaagaaagaaaaaagttattcaTCCTTCCATTaacgacattaaaaaattagagaactttttaaaaatgcgTCGCCTTAcggctttaaataatttaaagacaAAGTTTTCGTACAACGATTGGCTACAGCTTGCTGAAAGTACGTTAATATCAATACAACTATTTAACAGACGAAGAGCAGGAAAGATGGAAAGAACTTTAAttgaagattataaaaattatcaaaaaattgaTCCAGAGACAAATGTAGATGGATTTAATGCACTTTCGCCTGAATGCCAAAAAATAGCCATGGAATATGTGCGATTTACCATACGTGGAAAACTAAATCGTACCGTAGCTGTATTATTAGATTCTGAACTACAAAAATGTGTggaattaattcttaaatatagaaaaaaagcTGGGGTTATGTCAAAAAATCCTTATGTTTTTGGTATTCCTAAtatggataaaaataaagatgcaTTCTTAAAAGCATGCGATCTTATGCgcaaattttcatttaaatgtgGAGCTGATCAACCTGAAACTTTACGAGGTACTACTCTACGTAAACATGTAGCAACATTGGGAATCAATCTAAACTTGTCGGAGACAGAAATTACGGACCTTGCTAATTTCATGGGACATGAAGAAAAAATTCATCGTAACAATTACAGAATGCCAGTAGTTCATCGAGAAATTTTACGAATGTCGAAATTATTACAGTCTGCCAGTGGTCAAGATAAgaacgaaaataattctaacgaTGAAGAAGAATGTGATGATAATGgaaaaaatgattttgaaaacg attCTGATAATTCTTCTTTAACCGACAATGATACTGacacaaaaaaatatgttccacaaaaaaagaaacgctcTA caTCACCATATGGAAAGTGTAAAAGAGTACCATGGAATGAAActgaaaaaaaacttgtattgGATGCCTTTGGAAGTTATATTACAACAAAGAAGTTACCAACGTTACATCAAattcaagaattaattaaaacaaatccAACAGATTTAAAACGTAGGACTGCTGTTATGATAAAAGCATAG
- the LOC139111720 gene encoding uncharacterized protein, whose product MDDKCLAWSVVAALYPAKQNVNRESSYPHYTTVLNVEGVQFPAILKDVARLERLNDISINVYATERCGKEINVLLVHLTNEKKEKHVNLFSSEKFKFHIVDCGTLNNCAIRLPSEDNKWLSFSNHDNKERVPFIVYADLKCVLRKIDPPSSPEQTTFNYQRHEVFSVGYYVRCSFDELLSRYEYRRGLDCIEWFVEQLVKLAHRVKTIILKTVPMETLSNAQREKHENATVCHVYESPFEVDEKRVRDHCHLTGRYRGPAHSKCNLRYCDTRYIPVVFHNLSGYDAHFVIKEITTAYEDKVDLLPITKKKYISFTKHVNDTAKGQDLRTAIKLRFIDSYKFLNASLDKLSYLLIKDKMQILCAEFATLSEENFDLLTRKGIFPYEYVNSVERLDELSLPSRESFFSSLTGDTVSETDYAHAETVWQQFSVRTLGEYSDLYLKTNVLLLADVFENFHDRCVESYGFDPAHYYTLPGFTWDAMLKHTRINFELLTDIDMVMFVERGICGGLSQCSNRYARANNRYMRSGRSVFAENLVAVELRKLEVKFAKPIYVGMSILDIFKECLYEFHHEYMLSTFEDKCSVMYTDTDSLVYSDRQ is encoded by the exons atggacgacaagtgtctcgcgtggtcggtagTGGCGGCTCTGTATCCCGCAAAGCAGAACGTGAATagggaatcgtcgtacccgcattacacaacggtgttgaacgtcgagggtgtacAGTTTCCTGCGAttcttaaagacgttgcgagactcgaacgattaaacgatatctcaatcaatgtgtacgccactgagagatgcggaaaagaaattaacgttctacTTGTACACCTCactaacgagaagaaagagaaacacgtaaatttatt ttcgagcgagaaatttaagtttcatatcgtggattgtggaactttaaacaactgcgctatacgactacctaGCGAGGACaacaaatggctcagcttttccaacCACGACAACAAGGAGCGCGTACCGTTCatcgtatacgccgatctgAAGTGCGTGCTGCGAAAGATCGATCCACCGTCATCGCCGgagcaaacgacgtttaattacCAACGTcacgaagtattcagcgtgggatactatGTGCGATGCTCGTTTGACGAGTTGCTGTCAAGATATGAATATCGTCGCGGACTCGATTGCATCGAGTGGTTCGTTGAGCAGCTAGTGAAACtggctcatcgcgtaaaaactataatattaaaaaccgtCCCGATGGAgacgttgtcgaatgcgcagcGCGAGAAGCATGAGAACGCGACAGTCTGCCACGTGTACGAAAGTCCGTTTGAGgtggacgagaagcgtgtgcgagatcattgtcatttgaccggtcggtatagaggtcccgcgcactcaaaatgtaacttgcGATACtgcgacacgcgttacatccccgtcgtgtttcataatttgtcaggctacgacgcgcactttgttataaaggaAATCACCACGGCGTATGAGGATAAAGTCGATTTGTTGCCGATAACGAAGAAGAAATACATCTCTTTTACGAAACACGTGAACGATACAGCTAAGGGACAGGActtgcgaactgcgataaaattgcgcttcatagactcgtacaaatttttgaacgctagcctcgacaaattatcgtaTTTACTCATCAAAGATAAAATGCAAATCTTGTGCGCtgaatttgcgacactttcagaggaaaatttcgatctcttgacacgaaaaggtatatttccgtacgagtacgtcaacAGCGTCGAAAGATTGGATGAGTTGagcctaccgtcgcgcgaatcgttcttcagctcgctgaccggtgacacggtgagtgagacagattacgcgcacgccgagaccgtatggcagcaatTCTCCGTTCGAACTCTAGGTGAGTAtagcgatctgtacctcaagaccaatgtactgttattggccgacgtatttgaaaattttcacgatagatgcgtcgagagttacggaTTCGATCCCGCGCACTACTACACCttgcccggtttcacgtgggacgcgatgctcaagcatacgcgtattaatttcgaactGTTGACTGACATCgatatggtgatgttcgtcgaacgcggtatatGCGGCGGTctcagtcaatgctccaacagatacgcgcgagctaataacagatacatgcggtcggg cagaagtgtattcgcggaaaatttggtagctgtggaattgcgtaaactcgaggtgaaaTTCGCTAAGCCGATATACGTTGGTATGTCCATACTCGACATATTTAAGGAGtgcttgtacgagtttcatcacgagtatatgTTATCAACTTTTGaagacaaatgtagcgtcatgtataccgacacggacagtctcgtgtacagtgaccggcaataa
- the LOC139111721 gene encoding uncharacterized protein: MFTLNGNYEWFDALPRLVDEYNRRKHRTIGMRPVDVTPEIAKKLLGTVYSAIKIAAPAKFRVGNKVRVSKFKMIFEKGYTPNWTTEVFTIVKVQQTNPATYLLEDYRGEAISGAFYEHELRRATHSDVYLVEKVLRKKGDKVYVKWLGFDGSHNSWIDKNSIV; this comes from the coding sequence atgtttacactcaacggcaattacgagtggttcgacgcgctaccgcgtctcgtagacgagtacaataggcgcaagcaccgaacgatcggcatgcggcccgtCGACGTGACACCTGAGATCGCCAAGAAACTCCTCGGcaccgtgtacagcgctataaaaatagccgctccggccaaatttAGGGTCGGtaataaagtacgcgtgagcaagtttaaaatgattttcgaaaagggatacactccgaattggaccaccgaggttttcacgatcgtcaaagtgcagcaaaccaatccagctacctatctactggaggattatcgcggcgaggCTATATCCGGAGCTTTCTACGAGCACGAGTTGCGCCGCGCGACGCATTCGGACgtgtatctggtggagaaggttctgcgcaagaagggtgacaaggtctacgtgaAATGGCTGGGATTCGACGGATCGCACAATtcgtggatcgacaaaaacagcatcgtttaa